Proteins encoded together in one Quercus lobata isolate SW786 chromosome 3, ValleyOak3.0 Primary Assembly, whole genome shotgun sequence window:
- the LOC115979521 gene encoding disease resistance protein RPP2B-like, translating to MLVIQGLPGIGKTTIAKAIFNLIAYRFEGSIFLEKVRETSRTNEGILQLQEAIYSEILGGGNLKAHGVSKRINVIMEILRHKRILLILDDVDKLVQVENLLGKCDWFAFGSRIIITTREEKVLSTLQEDCHLTYYNYRVKELNQLESHELFCQHAFKRNKPTKDYLELVDHFIHYAKGLPSALEIIGADLYKRDIQYWNSILEKYKKFLNPDIQQVLKISYDGLDQTQRDIFLDIACLFKGFYKEVVVHILQISYSYDPFCDIEKLIDKGLIIVDNGKLVMHGLIQQMGFEIDRQEVEVSKKHRRLSCYTYEDALEALNGDTGLDEIRGITLSLPQPRKMQLNLEKMRGLKYLIIRNVIYEDLKSFPNGLRLLDWNEFPLSSLPSTFEPTKLVVLNMRWSHIKLDEHFEV from the exons ATGTTAGTGATCCAAGGTCTTCCAGGGATAGGTAAGACAACAATTGCAAAAGCTATTTTTAACTTAATTGCATATCGTTTTGAAGGAAGCATCTTTCTAGAGAAAGTTAGAGAAACATCAAGAACAAATGAGGGCATACTCCAACTACAAGAGGCAATTTATTCTGAGATCTTAGGTGGCGGAAATTTGAAGGCGCATGGTGTATCTAAAAGAATCAATGTGATAATGGAAATACTTCGTCACAAAAGAattcttttaattcttgatgatgtggacAAATTAGTCCAAGTAGAAAATTTGCTTGGAAAATGTGATTGGTTTGCTTTTGGAAGTAGAATCATTATCACAACAAGAGAGGAAAAGGTGCTATCTACTCTTCAAGAAGATTGTCATCTAACCTACTATAACTATAGGGTTAAGGAATTAAATCAACTTGAATCTCATGAACTCTTTTGTCAACATGCATTCAAAAGAAACAAGCCTACGAAAGATTATTTGGAGCTCGTAGACCACTTTATACATTATGCCAAAGGCCTTCCATCAGCTCTAGAAATAATAGGTGCTGATTTGTACAAGAGAGATATACAATATTGGAATAGTATATtagaaaagtataaaaaatttctcaatcCAGACATTCAACAAGTACTCAAAATAAGCTATGATGGATTGGACCAAACTCAACGAGATATTTTCCTTGATATTGCATGTCTTTTCAAAGGATTCTACAAGGAAGTTGTTGTACATATACTTCAAATTAGCTATTCATATGACCCATTCTGTGATATTGAAAAACTTATCGACAAAGGCCTCATAATTGTTGATAATGGCAAATTAGTGATGCATGGTTTGATACAACAAATGGGTTTTGAAATTGATCGACAAGAAGTAGAAGTGTCAAAAAAACATAGAAGGCTATCGTGTTATACTTATGAGGATGCTCTCGAAGCACTAAATGGAGATACG GGATTAGATGAAATTCGAGGCATAACATTGTCCTTGCCACAACCAAGAAAGATGcaattgaatcttgaaaagatgAGAGGTCTCAAATATTTGATTATTCGTAATGTAATTTATGAAGACCTTAAATCTTTTCCCAATGGGTTAAGGTTACTTGATTGGAATGAATTTCCTTTATCATCCTTGCCATCCACCTTTGAACCTACAAAACTCGTTGTACTTAACATGCGATGGAGCCACATTAAATTGGACGAGCATTTCGAGGTATAA